The Verrucomicrobiota bacterium genome includes a window with the following:
- a CDS encoding Hsp20/alpha crystallin family protein, with protein sequence MADKERQTNTARTLRPATNFVELGNDYGLEIEMPGVDRANIGINVEGRELEIVGEKTMVSSDWEPLVRETCHCVYRRTFTLGDEIDRDNISARFDKGVLYLTLPKSQAVLPKRIEIA encoded by the coding sequence ATGGCTGACAAGGAACGCCAGACCAATACCGCGCGAACGCTGCGGCCGGCGACCAATTTCGTCGAGCTCGGCAACGACTACGGGCTCGAGATTGAGATGCCGGGCGTGGACCGCGCCAACATCGGAATCAATGTCGAGGGCCGCGAGCTCGAGATCGTCGGCGAGAAGACCATGGTGTCCAGCGACTGGGAGCCGCTTGTGCGCGAGACCTGCCACTGCGTCTACCGCCGCACCTTCACGCTCGGCGACGAGATCGACCGCGACAACATCTCGGCCCGGTTTGACAAGGGTGTGCTGTACCTGACGCTGCCCAAGTCGCAGGCCGTGCTGCCCAAGAGGATCGAGATCGCGTAG
- a CDS encoding PEP-CTERM sorting domain-containing protein, with translation MRRLLLIVVMLVFPMVASAYVAVDTDFENAALGALDGQVFDGGAWSCPWWNNQQVSIIDVETLFAGRGQVAAFVSTAPGATSTAVCTRTDGIVPPAVDFYGDPAYLNGTTIFEFDYYAASNAGDWTNFGAFYGKGMWRYLEPTTNTIELWDQSGPAGWDYANKLTFGAGPIPLDQWFSVRIEYTNMSDGGGNPISGTYDYYVNGVLVGDDIAGDWPGEPYLEWNFILNDMFLDPETEGIGYLMIDKVKWSYEAVPEPSMLLLSGLGLLALLRRMK, from the coding sequence ATGCGTAGACTTCTACTGATTGTCGTGATGCTCGTGTTTCCGATGGTCGCCTCGGCGTACGTGGCCGTCGACACGGACTTCGAGAATGCCGCCCTGGGGGCGCTTGACGGCCAGGTGTTCGACGGCGGTGCGTGGTCCTGCCCGTGGTGGAACAACCAACAGGTAAGCATCATCGATGTCGAGACGCTCTTCGCTGGCAGGGGCCAGGTTGCGGCGTTCGTCTCGACGGCTCCCGGTGCTACGTCGACGGCGGTGTGCACCCGCACGGATGGCATTGTGCCTCCGGCGGTGGACTTCTACGGCGACCCTGCTTACCTAAATGGCACGACGATCTTCGAGTTCGACTACTACGCCGCGTCCAACGCGGGCGACTGGACGAATTTCGGAGCGTTCTACGGAAAGGGCATGTGGCGGTACCTCGAACCGACGACCAACACCATCGAGCTGTGGGACCAGTCAGGCCCGGCCGGTTGGGACTATGCCAATAAGCTGACGTTCGGCGCCGGCCCGATCCCGTTGGACCAGTGGTTCTCGGTTCGGATCGAGTACACGAACATGAGTGACGGGGGCGGCAACCCGATCTCGGGCACGTACGACTACTACGTCAACGGCGTCCTCGTGGGCGACGACATCGCGGGCGACTGGCCGGGCGAGCCCTACCTCGAGTGGAACTTTATCCTGAACGATATGTTCCTCGATCCTGAGACGGAGGGCATCGGCTACCTCATGATCGACAAGGTGAAGTGGTCCTACGAGGCCGTTCCGGAGCCGAGCATGCTGCTTCTCAGCGGCTTGGGTCTGCTCGCCCTGCTGCGCCGGATGAAGTAA
- a CDS encoding PEP-CTERM sorting domain-containing protein — MISRLSLAAAVAVFVTLLAVAGASATAITDSDTTGLITTDFDQTLSIGQFDPSLGTLTQVTLTISGQLLGGGGYENLNPSEIDDTLHYLLDQDVTVTRGMSKLFDVEQHLDSILPVVADAFDGAIDFAGPSGYMEPGYTQSNSQVFVFTLPGELSPFIGTGTVDYNATGNATASQYAPNNVVAMNFSFGQATIDVEYTYTPIPEPATLSILGAAGLLLGWLRKRS; from the coding sequence ATGATTAGCAGACTCAGCCTTGCAGCAGCCGTTGCCGTGTTCGTCACGCTTCTTGCCGTCGCTGGAGCGAGCGCGACCGCTATCACCGACAGCGACACGACCGGCCTCATCACGACCGACTTCGACCAGACACTGAGCATCGGTCAGTTCGATCCGTCGCTCGGCACGCTGACCCAGGTGACGTTGACCATATCCGGCCAGCTTCTCGGCGGCGGCGGGTATGAGAACCTCAACCCCTCCGAAATCGACGACACACTGCACTACCTGCTTGACCAGGATGTCACGGTCACTCGGGGCATGAGCAAGCTGTTCGACGTGGAGCAGCACCTGGACAGCATCCTGCCTGTTGTGGCCGACGCGTTTGACGGCGCCATCGATTTCGCCGGCCCGTCTGGATACATGGAACCGGGCTACACGCAGTCCAACAGCCAGGTCTTCGTGTTCACGCTGCCCGGCGAGCTGTCCCCGTTTATCGGCACCGGCACGGTTGACTACAACGCGACCGGTAACGCGACCGCTTCGCAGTACGCTCCGAACAACGTGGTCGCGATGAACTTCTCGTTCGGACAGGCGACCATTGACGTCGAGTACACGTACACGCCGATCCCTGAGCCGGCCACCTTGTCGATCCTGGGCGCCGCCGGGTTGCTGCTCGGCTGGTTGCGCAAGCGCAGCTAG
- a CDS encoding TolC family protein — translation MILTVVLSVCAGARAQEETKPLTADDCARLALERNRLVRAAREQTEAARQSLRETGAQRLPRLTTSAFYQKYDEPSTAGTTGGFGAGGSGAFGVEEISTADVSLVQPLAGQIGLRHAVGIARLEATIAALEQQAAENAAAFGARKAYYSVLKTEKTVESVQKTIEEFERTLEVVRNYREAGRVLQRDVNKADIAVERAKLALIEAQNALQSARSGLRDVLGLDLDAETAREGRLVLTPAEEIEPLALTLTGCLATAEVQRPELRASALRLAAARRGVALAKSAYVPSIGASLSYQWEDTDLTEMTESAAVGLNWSWDVWDWGKRRAAVRGAEASARTAAFAYDNERNQVAIEIERLWLAVALAGEKIGVARKDWDYAVENVRVSEQQYEAGTLLVTDLLDDQTQLNDARIGYYVAVYDYAIALAELRRAIGEQ, via the coding sequence ATGATCCTCACCGTTGTGTTAAGCGTCTGCGCTGGAGCGCGGGCGCAGGAAGAGACGAAGCCACTGACGGCCGACGACTGCGCCCGGCTGGCGCTCGAACGCAACCGGCTCGTGCGCGCGGCGCGCGAGCAGACCGAAGCCGCTCGCCAGTCGCTCAGAGAGACCGGCGCCCAGCGCTTGCCGCGGCTGACGACGTCCGCTTTCTACCAGAAGTACGATGAGCCTTCGACCGCCGGGACGACCGGCGGGTTCGGTGCTGGCGGCTCCGGCGCGTTTGGCGTCGAGGAGATCAGCACAGCCGACGTGAGCCTCGTGCAGCCGCTGGCCGGCCAGATCGGTCTGCGCCACGCCGTAGGCATCGCGCGGCTTGAGGCGACGATCGCCGCGCTCGAGCAGCAGGCTGCGGAGAACGCCGCCGCTTTCGGTGCGCGCAAGGCCTACTACAGCGTGCTCAAGACCGAGAAGACCGTCGAGTCGGTTCAGAAGACCATCGAGGAGTTCGAGCGCACACTCGAGGTGGTGCGCAACTACCGCGAGGCCGGCCGCGTGCTCCAGCGCGACGTGAACAAGGCCGACATCGCCGTCGAGCGAGCGAAGCTCGCCCTGATCGAGGCGCAGAACGCGCTTCAATCGGCCCGCTCCGGCCTGCGCGACGTGCTTGGCCTCGACCTCGATGCGGAGACCGCGCGCGAGGGCAGGCTCGTGCTCACGCCGGCCGAGGAGATCGAGCCGCTTGCGCTCACGCTCACCGGATGCCTCGCCACCGCTGAGGTACAACGACCTGAACTACGCGCGAGCGCGCTCCGCCTTGCTGCCGCGCGCCGGGGTGTCGCGCTGGCCAAAAGCGCCTACGTGCCCAGCATCGGCGCGTCGCTCTCGTACCAGTGGGAAGACACCGACCTGACGGAGATGACTGAGAGCGCCGCCGTTGGCCTGAACTGGTCGTGGGACGTCTGGGATTGGGGCAAGCGCCGGGCCGCCGTACGCGGCGCCGAGGCCTCGGCCCGCACCGCCGCGTTCGCCTACGACAACGAGCGCAATCAGGTCGCCATCGAGATCGAGCGCCTGTGGCTGGCCGTGGCGCTGGCCGGGGAGAAGATCGGCGTCGCCAGGAAGGACTGGGATTACGCCGTCGAGAACGTCCGCGTCAGCGAGCAGCAGTACGAGGCCGGCACGCTGCTCGTGACCGACCTGCTCGACGACCAGACGCAGCTCAACGACGCACGCATCGGCTACTACGTGGCCGTCTACGACTACGCCATCGCGCTCGCCGAGCTGCGCCGCGCCATTGGCGAGCAGTAG
- a CDS encoding cation transporter — protein MVRILAGALGIGAALMVGKIAAFWISGSTAILADMSESIVHNAVVGFSLYCLIVSRRPPDKRHPYGHGQVENFSALVEGSLILATGALVGVRGIQGLVEPIKLAMSYLAMWLVIAAGAVNVALGIILWKLGRRHRTIILEASGRHMLADSFTSIGAVLGYGLAILTGAVWLDAVAALVIALAIIVSGAGLLRRAVAGLMHEVDPAIDMEIQRVLAAERDEHGWDYHAVRHRRLGRQVYVELNLHFRPGVTLEQAHREASHVEHELNEALPYTTTIVTHLEPAGHGPEGFDTRR, from the coding sequence TTGGTCCGCATACTGGCCGGCGCGCTCGGCATCGGCGCGGCACTCATGGTGGGCAAGATCGCCGCGTTCTGGATCAGCGGCTCGACGGCCATCCTGGCCGATATGTCCGAGTCGATCGTGCACAACGCTGTCGTCGGATTCTCGCTCTACTGCCTCATCGTGAGCCGCCGGCCGCCCGACAAGCGCCACCCCTATGGCCATGGGCAGGTCGAGAACTTCTCTGCGCTCGTCGAGGGCAGCCTCATCCTGGCCACGGGCGCACTCGTCGGCGTGCGCGGCATCCAGGGTCTCGTCGAACCGATCAAGCTGGCGATGAGCTACCTCGCCATGTGGCTCGTCATCGCCGCCGGCGCGGTCAATGTCGCCCTCGGCATCATCCTCTGGAAGCTCGGCCGCCGCCACCGCACGATCATTCTCGAAGCGAGCGGTCGCCATATGCTTGCCGACTCCTTCACGAGCATCGGCGCCGTGCTCGGCTACGGGTTGGCTATCCTCACCGGCGCCGTGTGGCTCGACGCCGTCGCCGCGCTCGTGATTGCGCTCGCCATCATCGTCTCCGGCGCCGGCCTGCTGCGGCGGGCGGTGGCCGGCTTGATGCACGAGGTCGATCCCGCTATCGACATGGAGATCCAGCGCGTGCTCGCCGCCGAACGCGACGAGCATGGCTGGGACTATCACGCCGTCCGCCACCGCCGCCTCGGCCGCCAGGTCTATGTCGAGCTCAACCTGCACTTCAGGCCCGGCGTCACTCTCGAGCAGGCCCACCGCGAGGCCAGCCACGTCGAGCACGAGCTCAACGAAGCCCTTCCATATACCACCACCATCGTCACCCATCTTGAGCCCGCCGGCCACGGCCCGGAGGGCTTCGACACGCGTCGGTAA
- a CDS encoding PEP-CTERM sorting domain-containing protein translates to MKKLLFLVMVFAGPAFACAQVTLFDSQGFESPLYSPGDLPGQDSWIVDSTEGQPNPQVIDDPTGSAMGQVVQFDAADAVSGWSGAFRPFGPSTPGVVVIEWDQYRVDTGDNLWCADSVSFDGWWAMQWDLNGQASSYFYEFGVALTLNQWQHVTYTIDTIALTATVDIDGISFMSAMPDSAIGGLAFELENTAVAGNGPVLVDNVMVTSSPIPEPSMLLLSGLGLLALLRRKK, encoded by the coding sequence ATGAAGAAGCTCCTTTTTCTTGTCATGGTGTTCGCAGGCCCGGCTTTTGCCTGCGCCCAGGTAACCCTGTTCGACTCGCAGGGATTCGAATCGCCCCTGTACAGCCCAGGAGACCTGCCGGGACAGGATTCCTGGATCGTGGATTCGACGGAGGGCCAGCCCAATCCTCAGGTGATCGACGATCCGACCGGTTCCGCCATGGGCCAAGTGGTCCAGTTTGACGCCGCTGATGCCGTGAGCGGATGGTCGGGGGCGTTTCGTCCCTTCGGCCCATCGACGCCCGGCGTCGTCGTCATCGAGTGGGACCAGTACCGGGTGGATACGGGCGACAACTTGTGGTGTGCGGACAGTGTCAGCTTCGACGGCTGGTGGGCCATGCAGTGGGACCTGAACGGCCAGGCGTCCTCCTATTTCTACGAGTTCGGAGTGGCGCTCACGCTGAACCAGTGGCAGCACGTCACGTACACAATCGACACGATCGCCCTGACGGCGACCGTTGACATCGACGGCATCTCGTTCATGAGCGCCATGCCGGACTCCGCCATCGGCGGCCTCGCCTTCGAGCTCGAGAACACCGCCGTTGCGGGAAACGGCCCGGTGCTCGTGGACAACGTGATGGTCACAAGCAGCCCAATCCCCGAGCCGAGCATGCTGCTTCTCAGCGGCCTGGGTCTGCTCGCCTTGCTGCGCCGGAAGAAGTAG
- a CDS encoding co-chaperone GroES produces MATKKKAAAKPKAATAPKAAKSKAPAVKAPAVKPLGDRILVKRVEARDIVKGGIIIPDSAKERPQEGIVVALGEGHRLKSGKVLPFDVTVGDLVVIEKYTGSEITIEGEEYTIIKEDGVLAVLEQ; encoded by the coding sequence ATGGCGACAAAGAAGAAGGCGGCAGCGAAGCCCAAGGCGGCCACCGCGCCGAAAGCGGCGAAGTCCAAGGCGCCCGCAGTGAAAGCCCCGGCCGTCAAGCCGCTGGGCGACCGCATCCTGGTCAAACGGGTCGAGGCGCGCGACATCGTCAAGGGCGGCATCATCATACCCGACAGCGCCAAGGAACGGCCGCAAGAGGGCATTGTCGTCGCGCTCGGCGAGGGCCACCGGCTCAAGAGCGGCAAGGTGCTCCCGTTCGACGTCACGGTCGGCGACCTCGTCGTGATCGAGAAGTACACGGGCAGCGAGATCACGATCGAGGGCGAGGAGTACACGATCATCAAGGAAGATGGCGTGCTCGCCGTGCTCGAGCAATAG
- a CDS encoding PEP-CTERM sorting domain-containing protein — MRSLALALTALVCTVVSTAAATEYFGIDQFSGGDVTLALDLWDPYFVDTDTYHVHRFDWSVTNDGSDTYYDVKLVLPFAWLKVDAVLRAYSYADATGDWHWADATDDFNLEPDQSAYTPTPAPLSYILMSDTDLPLLTVYGGKTASALSTDSVPTWDITLTLGPSETATFTTYLKQETDSRVSGLWISPYTVGTVPEPATMALAALGLSALLLRMRKR, encoded by the coding sequence ATGAGAAGTCTCGCCCTGGCTTTGACAGCACTTGTCTGCACCGTGGTCTCGACGGCCGCGGCAACCGAATACTTCGGCATCGACCAGTTCTCTGGGGGCGACGTCACACTCGCACTCGACCTGTGGGATCCGTACTTCGTCGACACGGATACGTACCACGTGCATCGGTTCGACTGGTCCGTGACCAACGACGGCTCCGACACCTACTATGACGTCAAGCTGGTGCTCCCATTTGCTTGGCTCAAGGTGGATGCCGTGTTGCGCGCCTACAGCTACGCCGATGCGACCGGCGACTGGCACTGGGCCGACGCGACAGACGACTTCAACCTCGAGCCCGACCAGTCCGCTTACACGCCAACGCCGGCACCGCTCTCATACATCCTCATGAGCGATACCGACCTGCCGCTGTTAACCGTCTACGGCGGGAAGACGGCCTCTGCCCTGTCCACAGACAGCGTCCCGACCTGGGACATCACGTTGACCCTCGGCCCGAGCGAAACGGCTACGTTCACGACCTATCTCAAGCAAGAGACGGACTCGCGAGTCAGCGGTCTTTGGATCTCCCCGTATACGGTCGGCACTGTCCCCGAGCCGGCGACCATGGCGCTTGCCGCCCTCGGCCTGAGCGCGCTGCTCCTGCGGATGAGGAAACGGTAA
- a CDS encoding sigma-54-dependent Fis family transcriptional regulator, whose translation MGNAIGDSAPKILVIDDNPAVLETISGLLDHHALPHATTRSPAEGLNLVQDGGFDLVIADMRMPEMTGLELLQLVKLHRPETEMILITGFGSIDSAVRAMSLGAYHYLTKPFNHEELVLIIRRALAEKQLTREYEHLRKQVEERASFANMVGNTPAMQQVFAMVRKVAPTMAPVLIMGESGTGKELIARAIHQHSKRRAKTFLPINTTSLPETLLESELFGYRRGAFTGADRDKTGLLEEARGGTLFLDEIGSMSASFQGKLLRAVQESEVLPLGSNTPVPIDVRFISASNRNVKTLVDADVFREDLYYRLNVIEITLPPLRERVDDIVPLANHFLARACIEHGVGPKRLNAEAIKLLLAHGWPGNARELENAIRRAVIVSNSAVIGVGDILLGEPGLPRFHSEGVLALQYEEAKGRVQDEFQRAYLTRLFKQSRGNISRAARTSGLTRQALYKMMKRLDLEPDTLTHD comes from the coding sequence ATGGGCAACGCGATCGGCGACAGCGCACCAAAGATCCTCGTTATCGACGACAACCCGGCCGTGCTCGAGACGATCAGCGGCCTGCTGGACCACCATGCACTGCCGCACGCGACGACGCGGTCGCCGGCCGAGGGGCTGAACCTGGTGCAGGACGGCGGGTTTGACCTGGTCATTGCCGACATGCGGATGCCGGAGATGACGGGGTTGGAGCTGCTGCAGCTTGTGAAGCTGCACCGGCCCGAGACGGAGATGATTCTGATCACAGGGTTTGGGTCGATCGACTCGGCGGTGCGGGCGATGTCGCTCGGGGCGTACCACTACCTGACCAAGCCGTTCAACCACGAGGAGCTGGTGCTCATCATTCGCCGTGCGCTGGCCGAAAAGCAGCTCACGCGCGAGTACGAGCATCTGCGCAAGCAGGTCGAGGAGCGGGCGTCGTTCGCCAACATGGTGGGCAATACGCCGGCGATGCAGCAGGTCTTCGCCATGGTGCGCAAGGTGGCGCCGACGATGGCGCCGGTGCTCATCATGGGCGAGAGCGGCACGGGCAAGGAGCTGATCGCGCGCGCCATCCACCAGCACAGCAAGCGGCGGGCGAAGACGTTCCTGCCGATCAATACGACGTCGCTGCCCGAGACCCTGCTCGAGAGCGAGTTGTTCGGCTACAGGCGCGGCGCGTTCACCGGCGCCGACCGCGACAAGACGGGTCTGCTCGAGGAGGCGCGCGGCGGCACGCTGTTTCTGGACGAGATCGGGTCGATGTCGGCCTCGTTCCAGGGCAAGCTCCTGCGCGCGGTGCAGGAGAGCGAGGTGCTCCCGCTCGGGTCGAACACGCCGGTGCCGATCGACGTGCGGTTCATCTCGGCGTCGAACCGCAACGTCAAAACGCTTGTCGACGCCGACGTGTTCCGCGAGGACCTCTACTACCGGCTCAACGTCATCGAGATCACGCTGCCGCCGCTGCGCGAGCGCGTCGACGACATCGTGCCGCTGGCCAACCACTTTCTGGCCCGGGCGTGCATCGAGCACGGCGTCGGGCCCAAGCGGTTGAACGCCGAAGCGATCAAGCTGTTGCTCGCCCACGGGTGGCCGGGCAATGCGCGGGAGCTTGAGAACGCGATCCGCCGCGCCGTCATCGTCAGCAACAGCGCGGTCATCGGCGTGGGCGACATCCTGCTCGGCGAGCCCGGATTGCCGCGCTTCCACAGCGAGGGGGTGCTCGCGCTGCAGTACGAGGAGGCGAAGGGGCGCGTCCAGGACGAGTTCCAGCGCGCCTACCTGACTCGGCTGTTCAAGCAGAGCCGGGGCAACATCTCACGGGCGGCCCGCACGAGCGGCTTGACGCGCCAGGCGCTGTACAAGATGATGAAGCGATTGGACCTGGAGCCGGACACCTTGACGCATGACTGA
- a CDS encoding LOG family protein: MTKKPKSPVKAYRNLDFLASPDARPIRILAEFLEPASRFRRLRVRDTIVFFGSSRAESMRVVKADARALEQRMHKAIRVTPKLKAERERLDMRLKLARYYEDAVELARRLTVWAREQNEHHRFIVASGGGPGIMEAANLGAARGGGKSIGLNISIPTEQDPNPYISDGYSFEFHYFFMRKLWFVFLARAMVIFPGGFGTMDELMEALTLVQTRKVTKPMTIVLYGSEYWDEVLNLDALVRWGTIAPEDLRLLHRVDDTEEAFNYLKDQLGASL, from the coding sequence ATGACCAAGAAGCCCAAGAGCCCCGTCAAAGCCTACCGCAACCTCGACTTCCTCGCGAGCCCGGACGCCCGGCCGATCCGCATCCTGGCCGAATTCCTCGAGCCGGCGAGCCGCTTCCGGCGGCTGCGGGTGCGCGACACGATCGTGTTCTTCGGCTCGTCGCGGGCCGAGAGCATGCGCGTCGTCAAGGCCGACGCACGCGCCCTCGAGCAGCGGATGCACAAGGCCATACGCGTTACACCGAAGCTCAAGGCCGAACGCGAGCGGCTCGACATGCGGCTCAAGCTGGCGCGCTACTACGAGGACGCCGTCGAGCTGGCGCGGCGACTTACCGTCTGGGCCCGCGAGCAGAACGAGCACCACCGCTTCATCGTCGCCTCGGGCGGCGGGCCGGGCATCATGGAGGCCGCCAACCTGGGCGCCGCGCGCGGCGGCGGCAAGTCGATCGGCCTTAACATCAGCATCCCGACCGAGCAGGATCCGAACCCGTACATCAGCGACGGCTACAGCTTCGAGTTCCATTACTTCTTCATGCGCAAGCTCTGGTTTGTCTTCCTCGCCCGCGCCATGGTGATCTTCCCCGGCGGGTTCGGCACGATGGATGAACTGATGGAAGCCCTCACGCTCGTGCAGACGCGCAAGGTGACCAAGCCGATGACCATCGTGCTCTACGGCAGCGAGTACTGGGACGAGGTGCTCAACCTCGATGCCCTTGTCAGGTGGGGCACGATCGCGCCCGAAGACCTCCGGCTCCTCCACCGCGTCGACGACACGGAGGAAGCGTTCAACTACCTCAAGGACCAGCTCGGCGCCAGCCTGTAG
- a CDS encoding Hsp20/alpha crystallin family protein, whose translation MTLVRWRPKRELDPFALMENLQSQINRVFNTSLTDWPGVSGWGTSFPLVDVYEDKDNVIVTAEVPGLEQKDVELSITGNTVTLKGEKKHVSERKEESYQRIERSYGSFQRVIELPCEVNADKAKAKLDNGVLAVTLPKSEAHKPKQITIAAK comes from the coding sequence ATGACACTAGTCAGGTGGAGACCGAAGCGCGAGTTGGACCCGTTTGCACTGATGGAGAACCTCCAGAGCCAGATCAACCGGGTGTTCAACACCTCGCTGACCGACTGGCCGGGCGTGTCCGGTTGGGGCACGTCGTTCCCGTTGGTGGACGTGTACGAGGACAAGGACAACGTGATCGTCACCGCCGAAGTGCCGGGGCTCGAGCAGAAGGATGTTGAGCTATCGATCACGGGCAACACGGTGACGCTCAAGGGCGAGAAGAAGCACGTGAGCGAGCGGAAAGAGGAAAGCTATCAGCGCATCGAGCGCAGTTACGGCTCGTTCCAGCGCGTGATCGAGTTGCCGTGCGAGGTCAACGCCGACAAGGCGAAGGCCAAGCTCGACAACGGCGTGCTCGCCGTGACGCTGCCCAAGAGCGAAGCGCACAAGCCGAAGCAGATCACGATCGCGGCCAAGTAA
- the groL gene encoding chaperonin GroEL (60 kDa chaperone family; promotes refolding of misfolded polypeptides especially under stressful conditions; forms two stacked rings of heptamers to form a barrel-shaped 14mer; ends can be capped by GroES; misfolded proteins enter the barrel where they are refolded when GroES binds) produces MPAKDLQFSEEARRSMLHGVQHLAKVVKITLGPKGRNVVLDKKFGSPKITKDGVTVAKEVQLENSFENMGAQLAHEVASKTSDDAGDGTTTATVLTEAISREGLKNVVAGADAMALKRGLDKAVSAVVGSLKKISKPVKDRGEIASVASISANGDTTIGNIIADAMEKVGKDGTITVEEAKAMETTLEVVEGMQFDRGYLSPYFITNADTREAVLEDCLVLLHEKKISNLKDFIPLLEKIAQTGRPFVIIAEDLEGEALATLVVNKIRGVLKCAAVKAPGFGDRRKAMLEDIAALTGGRLISEDLGIKLENVALTDLGKARRVVIDKDNTTIVEGAGKPGDVKVRISQIKLQIEQTTSDYDREKLEERLAKLAGGVAVINVGAATETEMKEKKARVEDALHATRAAVEEGIIPGGGVAYLRSLEAAKKAREALSGDEAVGASIIEKALTAPIRQIADNAGVDGSIVLQKVLEGKGAYGYNAETDVYEDLVKAGVIDPTKVARSALQNAASIAGLLITTEALVTEAKEEEEDEE; encoded by the coding sequence ATGCCAGCCAAGGATCTGCAGTTCAGTGAGGAGGCGCGCCGGTCGATGCTGCACGGCGTGCAGCACCTCGCCAAGGTGGTCAAGATCACGCTCGGGCCGAAGGGCCGCAACGTCGTGCTCGACAAGAAGTTCGGCTCGCCCAAGATCACCAAGGACGGCGTGACGGTCGCCAAGGAAGTCCAGCTCGAGAACAGCTTCGAGAACATGGGCGCGCAGCTCGCGCACGAGGTCGCGTCGAAAACGAGCGACGACGCCGGCGACGGCACGACGACGGCCACCGTGCTCACCGAGGCGATTTCGCGCGAAGGGCTCAAGAACGTCGTGGCCGGCGCCGACGCCATGGCGCTCAAGCGCGGGCTCGACAAGGCGGTGAGCGCCGTCGTCGGCTCGCTCAAGAAGATCAGCAAGCCGGTCAAGGACCGCGGCGAGATCGCCTCGGTCGCGTCGATCTCGGCCAACGGCGACACGACGATCGGCAACATCATCGCCGACGCGATGGAGAAGGTGGGCAAGGACGGCACGATCACCGTCGAGGAAGCCAAGGCGATGGAGACCACGCTCGAGGTGGTCGAGGGCATGCAGTTCGACCGCGGCTACCTGTCGCCCTACTTCATCACGAACGCCGACACGCGCGAGGCCGTGCTCGAGGACTGCCTCGTGCTGCTCCATGAGAAGAAGATCTCGAACCTCAAGGACTTCATCCCGCTGCTCGAGAAGATCGCGCAGACGGGCAGGCCGTTTGTCATCATCGCCGAGGACCTCGAGGGCGAGGCGCTCGCCACGCTCGTGGTGAACAAGATCCGCGGCGTGCTCAAGTGCGCGGCGGTCAAGGCGCCCGGCTTCGGCGACCGGCGCAAGGCGATGCTCGAGGACATCGCCGCGCTCACCGGCGGCCGGCTCATCAGCGAGGACCTGGGGATCAAGCTCGAGAACGTCGCGTTGACCGACCTGGGCAAGGCGCGGCGCGTCGTGATCGACAAGGACAACACGACCATCGTCGAGGGCGCCGGCAAGCCCGGCGATGTCAAGGTCCGCATCAGCCAGATCAAGCTCCAGATCGAGCAGACGACCAGCGACTACGATCGCGAGAAGCTCGAGGAGCGGCTCGCCAAGCTCGCCGGCGGCGTGGCCGTGATCAACGTCGGTGCGGCAACCGAGACGGAGATGAAAGAGAAGAAGGCCCGCGTCGAGGACGCGCTCCACGCCACCCGCGCGGCCGTCGAGGAAGGGATCATCCCGGGCGGCGGGGTTGCCTACCTCCGCTCACTCGAGGCGGCCAAGAAGGCCCGCGAGGCCTTGAGCGGCGACGAAGCGGTCGGCGCGAGCATCATCGAAAAGGCGCTCACGGCGCCCATCCGCCAGATCGCCGACAACGCCGGCGTCGACGGCTCGATCGTGCTCCAGAAGGTGCTCGAGGGCAAAGGCGCCTACGGCTACAACGCCGAGACCGACGTCTACGAGGACCTCGTCAAGGCCGGCGTCATTGACCCGACCAAGGTCGCCCGCAGCGCGCTCCAGAACGCCGCCTCCATCGCCGGCCTCCTGATCACGACGGAAGCGCTCGTGACCGAGGCCAAAGAGGAAGAGGAAGACGAGGAGTAA